One genomic segment of Erythrobacter sp. THAF29 includes these proteins:
- a CDS encoding ammonium transporter: protein MIRNLMTGAGALGASLLVSTAAFAQEAAETAPSVPNPGNNAWMMTATVLVLLMILPGLALFYGGLTRAKNMLSTMTQIGATASLAMLVWVMWGYSTAFGPEGNAFFSWGVPFLQGIDANSTAATFTDEVISEYVFISFQMTFAAITAALILGATAERMKFSAVMAFVPIWLTIVYFPIAHMVWAGGGLLFEDGALDFAGGTVVHINAGVSGLVLAFLLGKRRGYPAEPMPPHSMTLTMVGTGLLWVGWFGFNAGSALEADASAGLAMINTFVATAAGALTWMVIERMAGHKGSALGFCSGVIAGLVAVTPAAGNSGPFGAILLGIASAVICYFFVAKVKTKLGYDDSLDAFGIHGVGGIVGAIGTGIVYQSFLGGPAGEDAASLGAQLWTQTFGVLVTIAWAGIGTLVAAYAVKLTIGLRVEEEVEVDGLDISEHGERAYN, encoded by the coding sequence ATGATCCGTAATCTTATGACCGGAGCAGGTGCGCTTGGTGCCTCGCTCCTCGTATCGACAGCAGCTTTCGCTCAGGAGGCTGCCGAGACGGCACCTTCCGTTCCCAATCCCGGCAACAACGCATGGATGATGACCGCGACGGTTCTCGTCCTCTTGATGATCCTGCCTGGCCTTGCACTGTTTTATGGCGGCCTCACCCGCGCCAAGAACATGCTTTCGACCATGACGCAGATCGGCGCGACCGCATCGCTCGCCATGTTGGTCTGGGTAATGTGGGGCTATTCCACCGCATTTGGTCCGGAGGGCAATGCATTTTTCAGCTGGGGCGTCCCGTTCTTGCAGGGGATCGACGCGAACAGCACCGCTGCGACCTTCACCGATGAGGTCATCAGTGAATATGTCTTCATCAGCTTCCAGATGACTTTCGCCGCGATCACCGCCGCACTGATCCTCGGTGCGACCGCCGAGCGTATGAAGTTCAGCGCGGTGATGGCTTTCGTCCCGATCTGGCTGACCATCGTCTATTTCCCGATCGCACACATGGTCTGGGCGGGCGGCGGTCTGTTGTTCGAAGACGGAGCGCTCGATTTTGCGGGCGGCACCGTGGTCCACATCAACGCAGGTGTCTCGGGCCTCGTCCTCGCCTTCTTGCTGGGCAAGCGTCGTGGCTATCCGGCAGAGCCGATGCCGCCGCACTCGATGACCCTGACCATGGTCGGCACGGGTCTCCTGTGGGTTGGCTGGTTCGGGTTCAATGCAGGTTCCGCACTCGAGGCTGACGCTTCTGCAGGCCTTGCCATGATCAACACCTTCGTCGCCACTGCCGCAGGTGCGCTCACCTGGATGGTGATCGAACGTATGGCTGGTCACAAGGGATCCGCGCTCGGCTTCTGTTCGGGCGTTATCGCCGGCCTCGTCGCCGTCACCCCTGCGGCTGGTAACAGCGGTCCGTTCGGCGCGATCCTTCTCGGCATTGCTTCGGCGGTCATCTGCTACTTCTTCGTGGCCAAGGTGAAAACGAAACTCGGCTACGACGACTCGCTTGACGCCTTCGGCATTCACGGCGTTGGCGGGATCGTCGGTGCGATTGGCACCGGTATCGTCTACCAGTCGTTCCTCGGTGGACCGGCTGGAGAGGACGCAGCCTCGCTCGGCGCGCAGCTCTGGACCCAGACCTTCGGTGTACTCGTGACCATTGCATGGGCCGGTATCGGCACACTGGTTGCGGCTTACGCGGTCAAACTCACGATCGGCCTCCGTGTCGAAGAAGAGGTCGAAGTCGACGGGCTCGACATCTCCGAACACGGAGAGCGCGCCTACAACTGA
- a CDS encoding endonuclease/exonuclease/phosphatase family protein, translated as MELTFATYNIHKAIGLDRRRDPERIIAVLREVDADIIALQEADRRFGERESVIPRALLDDTHWRALPVARRRRSLGWHGNALLVRRDIDVTAAEPLDLPTLEPRGAVIAELEVEGRPMRIVGTHLDLSGLRRRDQVRALIRTCAKRTRLPTVLMGDFNQWGRMTGAMREFGMRWQQLAPGPSYPARRPIARLDRIVTTPNWAYIEGGVHHSNLSAVASDHLPVWAKLALD; from the coding sequence ATGGAACTGACATTCGCCACCTACAACATCCACAAGGCTATCGGTCTCGACAGGAGGCGTGATCCCGAACGCATCATCGCGGTGCTGCGTGAGGTCGATGCGGACATCATTGCCTTGCAAGAAGCAGACAGGCGCTTTGGCGAGCGTGAAAGCGTTATCCCGCGCGCATTGCTCGATGATACCCATTGGCGCGCGCTACCGGTCGCACGGCGTCGTCGCAGTCTTGGCTGGCATGGCAACGCTTTGCTTGTGCGGCGCGATATCGACGTCACCGCCGCCGAACCGCTCGACCTTCCGACACTTGAACCGAGAGGAGCCGTGATTGCCGAGCTGGAGGTTGAAGGCCGTCCGATGCGGATCGTCGGCACGCATCTCGACCTTTCGGGCCTGCGCCGCCGCGATCAGGTGCGCGCTCTGATCCGGACCTGCGCAAAGCGCACGCGCCTTCCCACCGTTCTGATGGGCGATTTCAACCAGTGGGGCCGGATGACAGGCGCGATGCGCGAATTCGGCATGAGGTGGCAACAGCTTGCGCCGGGCCCGAGTTACCCGGCGCGTCGACCGATCGCGCGGCTCGACCGGATCGTAACGACGCCGAACTGGGCCTATATCGAAGGCGGCGTTCACCACAGCAACCTCTCGGCAGTCGCTTCCGACCATTTGCCGGTCTGGGCAAAATTGGCACTCGACTAG
- a CDS encoding alpha/beta fold hydrolase yields MNGSGPTSQSFISQRLKLNYEDWGGPGDKNSKPPLVLVHGGRDHARSWDWTAEALRDEYHVIAMDHRGHGDSDWVSDGNYSAGDMVYDLAQLIHQLGVGPVRIVAHSMGGNVALRYAGMFPDMVTKLVAIEGLGPSPEWKEKQRATPYPERMRKWIEKKRAAAGRTPRKYESIEAAFARMIEENSYLTEDQARHLTVHGVNRNEDGTYSWKFDPHLNVWGVEDVADEFLEATWAAIECPTLLLYGADSWASNPEKDGRLKHFSTAKVIEFDKAGHWLHHDQFDRFIATLRDFL; encoded by the coding sequence ATGAACGGATCAGGTCCCACTTCCCAAAGCTTCATTTCGCAGCGCCTCAAGCTCAATTACGAGGATTGGGGCGGGCCAGGAGACAAGAACTCCAAGCCGCCGCTCGTGCTCGTACATGGCGGGCGCGACCATGCGCGCAGCTGGGACTGGACCGCCGAGGCACTGCGCGACGAATACCACGTCATTGCGATGGACCACCGCGGCCACGGTGACAGCGACTGGGTGTCCGACGGCAATTACTCCGCCGGCGACATGGTCTATGATCTTGCGCAATTGATCCACCAGCTCGGCGTCGGCCCGGTGCGCATCGTGGCCCATTCGATGGGTGGCAACGTCGCACTGCGCTATGCCGGGATGTTTCCCGACATGGTGACCAAGCTCGTGGCCATCGAAGGCCTAGGCCCTTCGCCGGAATGGAAGGAAAAGCAACGCGCCACCCCCTATCCCGAGCGGATGCGCAAGTGGATTGAAAAGAAGCGCGCTGCTGCCGGTCGCACTCCGCGCAAGTACGAAAGCATCGAGGCAGCCTTTGCGCGGATGATCGAGGAAAACTCCTACCTCACCGAGGACCAGGCGCGGCACCTCACCGTCCACGGTGTCAACCGGAACGAGGACGGTACCTATAGCTGGAAGTTCGACCCGCATCTCAATGTCTGGGGCGTCGAAGATGTTGCCGACGAATTCCTGGAAGCGACTTGGGCTGCGATCGAGTGCCCGACACTGTTGCTTTACGGTGCGGACAGTTGGGCCTCGAACCCCGAAAAGGACGGGCGGCTCAAACACTTCAGCACTGCAAAAGTCATCGAGTTCGACAAGGCCGGGCACTGGCTCCATCACGACCAGTTCGATAGGTTCATCGCCACCTTGCGCGACTTCCTCTAA
- a CDS encoding TonB-dependent receptor, producing MRTNTPSWLAPVRLRHVLLAGCAFALGTAPALAQDEEGGSQEQTRTTGNVIVVTATKRDTTIQDTPFSISALTAEDIQKSGATNLEDISRNVAGLSVQNLGPGQSQVSVRGVSAGQVVRDQPGVKEQVGVYLDESVISLSLFTPDLDLFDLNRVETLRGPQGTLFGSGSVGGTIRYITNQPTLGVTEGAFEANVNVVDGGDVGWHTKGAVNLPLGENGAVRAVGYYTQYAGFIDALGPGGGENINGGERYGGRIAATLDTGEGFSITPRIVYQKVEADGFNRQEIFNLFANPFTTTRPPIQLGEREQFLLLQEAFEDETFIADVVVEADFGGVTLTGVSSYINRDILVSRDASALTGSVSVDLGYPEAAVLLPSNLRDTTDLETFSQELRLASDTDGPLQWLVGIFYSEVDRVYAQRLPTPGYAAATDATLGAGTSAAVANGFPDLDSPFNSDLPYDISQFAVFGEASFDITDALTFTAGGRYYDFEETRTITTGGLFANGDSGVVDTTSSDGFTPRFLLSYEVTPDITINAQASQGFRLGGVNDPLNVPLCNAQDLALFGGFQDYDDETLWNYELGVKTQGNGFTFNAAGFYNDISDLQVTLDAGSCSSRIVFNVPEAHSLGIEAELGLNPAPGLNFNLSGSWIEAEFDTTLPGALAGATGIREGNRLPSVPEFQLSASGSYEFPISDGADAFLAASFTHVGSRFTQPADQEDNPRTFVSGLPFGGAPGTDAVVVDLLLPDYQLVNISAGVDFENGLSLVIYANNVLDENALLSFDRERGGRARLGYRIGQPRTFGATARFEF from the coding sequence ATGCGAACTAATACCCCAAGTTGGCTCGCTCCAGTCCGTCTGCGCCATGTACTGCTTGCAGGTTGCGCTTTCGCACTGGGCACCGCTCCGGCGCTGGCGCAGGATGAGGAAGGAGGTTCTCAGGAACAGACCCGGACAACCGGCAACGTCATCGTGGTGACCGCGACCAAGCGCGATACAACGATCCAGGATACCCCGTTCTCGATCAGCGCGCTGACGGCCGAAGATATCCAGAAATCGGGTGCCACCAACCTCGAAGACATTTCGCGCAATGTCGCGGGCCTTTCGGTTCAGAACCTCGGGCCGGGACAAAGCCAGGTTTCGGTTCGCGGCGTATCGGCCGGACAGGTCGTGCGCGACCAGCCTGGCGTGAAGGAGCAGGTCGGCGTCTATCTGGATGAATCGGTGATCTCGCTCTCGCTCTTCACCCCGGATCTCGACCTGTTCGACCTCAACCGTGTCGAAACCCTGCGCGGACCGCAGGGCACGCTGTTCGGTTCGGGTAGCGTTGGCGGCACGATCCGCTACATCACCAACCAGCCGACCCTCGGCGTGACCGAGGGCGCTTTCGAAGCCAACGTCAATGTCGTCGATGGCGGCGATGTGGGCTGGCACACGAAAGGTGCGGTCAACCTCCCGCTCGGCGAAAACGGCGCAGTCCGCGCGGTCGGTTACTACACGCAATACGCGGGCTTCATCGATGCGCTCGGCCCGGGCGGCGGCGAGAACATCAATGGCGGCGAACGCTATGGCGGCCGGATCGCAGCGACGCTCGACACCGGCGAGGGCTTCAGCATCACGCCGCGCATCGTCTACCAGAAGGTCGAGGCCGACGGTTTCAACCGGCAGGAAATCTTCAACCTGTTCGCCAATCCCTTCACCACGACGCGTCCACCGATCCAGCTTGGCGAGCGCGAGCAGTTCCTGCTGTTGCAGGAGGCGTTCGAGGATGAAACCTTCATCGCCGATGTAGTGGTTGAAGCGGACTTTGGCGGTGTGACATTGACCGGCGTCAGCTCTTACATCAATCGCGACATCCTCGTGAGCCGCGATGCGAGCGCGCTGACGGGATCGGTCTCGGTCGATCTCGGCTACCCCGAGGCCGCCGTTCTGCTGCCATCGAACCTGCGGGACACGACCGATCTGGAAACGTTCAGCCAGGAACTGCGGCTTGCCTCGGACACCGATGGGCCGCTGCAATGGCTGGTCGGGATTTTCTACTCCGAAGTCGACCGCGTCTATGCGCAGCGCCTGCCCACACCGGGCTATGCGGCAGCGACGGATGCGACGCTTGGCGCGGGTACATCGGCGGCAGTCGCGAATGGATTCCCGGATCTTGATTCGCCGTTCAATTCGGACCTGCCTTACGACATCTCGCAATTCGCGGTGTTCGGCGAGGCGAGCTTCGACATCACCGATGCGCTGACCTTTACGGCGGGCGGCCGGTATTACGACTTCGAGGAAACCCGCACGATCACCACCGGCGGCCTGTTCGCCAACGGCGATAGCGGCGTGGTCGACACGACGTCTTCGGACGGGTTCACGCCGCGCTTCCTCCTGAGCTACGAGGTGACGCCAGACATCACGATAAACGCTCAGGCCTCGCAGGGCTTCCGCCTTGGCGGGGTGAACGATCCGCTCAACGTTCCGCTCTGTAATGCGCAGGATCTTGCGCTGTTTGGCGGCTTCCAGGACTATGACGACGAGACGCTGTGGAACTACGAGCTCGGCGTAAAAACGCAGGGCAACGGTTTCACGTTCAACGCCGCAGGTTTCTACAACGACATCAGCGACCTGCAGGTGACGCTGGACGCCGGTAGCTGCTCTTCGCGGATCGTCTTTAACGTCCCCGAAGCGCATTCGCTGGGCATTGAGGCGGAACTCGGCCTGAACCCGGCGCCGGGACTCAACTTCAACCTGTCGGGCAGCTGGATCGAGGCCGAATTCGACACCACGCTTCCGGGCGCGTTAGCAGGCGCGACCGGTATCCGCGAAGGCAATCGCTTGCCATCGGTGCCGGAATTCCAGCTATCGGCAAGCGGTAGCTATGAATTCCCGATCTCGGATGGCGCGGATGCATTCCTTGCGGCCTCGTTCACCCATGTCGGTTCGCGCTTTACCCAACCGGCCGACCAGGAGGATAATCCGCGCACCTTCGTTTCGGGCCTGCCATTCGGCGGGGCTCCTGGAACGGATGCGGTGGTGGTCGATCTGCTCCTGCCCGACTACCAGCTGGTCAACATCAGCGCGGGCGTCGATTTCGAGAATGGGCTGAGCCTGGTGATCTACGCCAACAACGTGCTCGACGAGAATGCGCTGCTGTCGTTCGACCGTGAGCGCGGCGGGCGCGCGAGGCTGGGTTACCGCATCGGGCAGCCGCGCACCTTTGGCGCGACGGCGCGTTTCGAATTCTAG
- a CDS encoding P-II family nitrogen regulator produces MKFIIAIIKPFKLDEVREALGAIGVAGMTVSEVKGFGRQKGQTEIYRGAEYSTNMLPKVKLEIAVSDDIAAQVVETIQQTANTEAIGDGKIFVLDLASATRIRTGESGETAL; encoded by the coding sequence ATGAAGTTCATCATCGCCATTATAAAACCGTTCAAGCTCGATGAAGTCCGCGAAGCGCTGGGCGCCATCGGGGTCGCCGGGATGACCGTTTCCGAGGTCAAGGGTTTCGGTCGCCAGAAGGGCCAGACCGAAATCTACCGCGGTGCGGAATACTCGACAAACATGCTTCCGAAAGTGAAGCTCGAAATCGCGGTGAGCGACGATATCGCCGCTCAGGTCGTCGAGACAATCCAGCAAACCGCCAACACCGAAGCCATCGGCGACGGCAAGATTTTCGTGCTCGATCTCGCATCGGCCACCCGCATTCGCACCGGCGAATCCGGCGAAACAGCGCTTTGA
- a CDS encoding peptide chain release factor 3 has protein sequence MSNRRTFAIISHPDAGKTTLTEKLLLQGGAIHLAGEVKARGQARRARSDWMKIEQQRGISVTSSVMTFEKEYDGETITFNLLDTPGHEDFSEDTYRTLTAVDSAVMVIDAAKGIEPQTRKLFEVCRLRSVPIITFVNKVDREGRDPFETLDEVADMLALDVSPQSWPIGMGGQFEGILDFGTGEVSRPEGGSKEFLGKRDAKPEIPDNFAEEAELAQVGYPEFDLEAYRNGDLTPVYFGSALKNFGVTELIDAIAKYAPPPRPQPAGDQKVTPDYDEVTGFIFKVQANMDPNHRDRIAFMRQVSGTFKRGMKLTPSGLGKPIAIHSPILFFAQDREIADTAEAGDIIGIPNHGTLRVGDTLSEKDQLRFTGLPNFAPEILRRVQLKDPTKTKQLRKALDDLSEEGVIQVFYPEIGANHIIGVVGQLQLDVLIARLEAEYKVEAGLEASPFATARWIKGDEKALAEFESFNRANLAKDRDGDLVFMAKSPWDVNYQVEKNPELTFSATKER, from the coding sequence ATGTCGAACCGTCGCACATTCGCGATCATCTCGCACCCCGACGCGGGCAAGACCACGCTCACCGAAAAGCTTCTGCTGCAAGGCGGGGCGATCCATCTTGCCGGCGAGGTCAAGGCCCGCGGGCAAGCGCGGCGCGCGCGTTCGGACTGGATGAAGATCGAGCAACAGCGCGGTATCTCGGTCACATCGTCGGTTATGACCTTCGAAAAAGAGTATGACGGCGAGACGATCACCTTCAACTTGCTCGACACGCCGGGGCATGAAGACTTTTCCGAAGACACTTACCGGACGCTTACTGCGGTCGATTCCGCCGTCATGGTGATCGACGCGGCGAAGGGCATCGAGCCGCAGACGCGCAAGCTTTTCGAAGTGTGCCGCCTGCGCTCGGTCCCCATCATTACCTTCGTCAACAAGGTCGATCGCGAGGGCCGCGATCCGTTCGAAACGCTGGACGAAGTGGCGGACATGCTCGCGCTCGACGTATCGCCGCAAAGCTGGCCCATCGGCATGGGCGGCCAGTTCGAGGGCATCCTCGATTTCGGCACAGGCGAGGTCAGCCGGCCCGAAGGGGGCTCGAAAGAGTTTCTTGGCAAGCGCGATGCGAAGCCGGAGATTCCCGATAACTTCGCCGAGGAAGCCGAGCTGGCGCAGGTCGGCTATCCCGAATTCGACCTCGAGGCCTACCGCAATGGCGATTTGACGCCTGTCTATTTCGGATCGGCGCTCAAGAATTTCGGCGTCACCGAGCTGATCGATGCCATCGCCAAATACGCACCGCCGCCGCGCCCACAGCCTGCTGGGGACCAGAAGGTCACGCCTGACTACGATGAAGTCACCGGTTTCATTTTCAAGGTCCAGGCTAATATGGACCCGAACCACCGCGACCGCATCGCGTTCATGCGGCAGGTTTCGGGCACTTTCAAACGCGGCATGAAGCTCACACCCAGTGGGCTGGGCAAGCCGATCGCGATCCATTCGCCGATCTTGTTCTTCGCGCAGGACCGCGAGATCGCCGACACAGCAGAAGCTGGCGACATTATCGGCATTCCCAATCACGGGACGCTGCGGGTAGGCGATACGTTGTCGGAGAAAGACCAGCTGCGCTTCACCGGCCTGCCCAATTTCGCGCCCGAAATCCTGCGCCGCGTGCAATTGAAGGATCCGACCAAGACCAAGCAGCTCCGCAAGGCGCTGGATGATCTCTCCGAAGAAGGCGTGATCCAGGTGTTCTATCCCGAGATTGGAGCGAACCACATAATAGGCGTCGTGGGACAGCTGCAGCTGGACGTGCTGATCGCGCGGCTCGAGGCCGAATACAAGGTCGAGGCCGGGCTCGAAGCTTCGCCCTTCGCAACCGCGCGCTGGATCAAGGGCGACGAAAAGGCACTTGCCGAATTCGAAAGCTTCAACCGCGCCAATCTAGCCAAGGACCGCGATGGAGATCTCGTCTTCATGGCCAAGAGCCCGTGGGACGTGAACTATCAGGTCGAGAAAAACCCTGAGCTGACCTTTTCTGCCACCAAGGAAAGGTAG
- a CDS encoding pyridoxamine 5'-phosphate oxidase family protein, giving the protein MADFTDALTEKHVAMIEKQPVFFVATAATDGRINLSPKGYDAFRVLSPTRVAYLDLGGSGNETHAHLAQDGRITIMFCNFDRPALIVRLYGTGKPVLPQDEGWDELAAHFTLMPGTRQIFDIKVESVQSSCGWGVPFMRLEGERETLKKAHRQSDPAEWEEKMAGRTTSIDGLPTRATDRYIAGV; this is encoded by the coding sequence ATGGCTGACTTCACCGATGCGCTCACAGAAAAACACGTGGCGATGATCGAGAAGCAGCCGGTTTTCTTCGTCGCCACCGCCGCTACCGACGGGCGGATCAACCTGAGCCCCAAGGGCTATGATGCCTTTCGCGTGCTCTCGCCAACCCGTGTCGCCTATCTCGATCTCGGCGGATCGGGTAACGAGACCCACGCGCATCTCGCCCAGGACGGGCGCATAACAATCATGTTCTGCAATTTCGACCGGCCCGCGCTGATCGTGCGCCTCTACGGAACGGGTAAGCCTGTCCTTCCGCAGGACGAAGGCTGGGACGAACTCGCCGCCCACTTCACCTTGATGCCCGGCACGCGGCAGATCTTCGATATCAAAGTTGAGAGCGTCCAGTCCTCCTGCGGCTGGGGCGTGCCGTTCATGCGCCTCGAGGGCGAGCGCGAGACATTGAAGAAAGCGCACCGTCAGTCCGATCCTGCCGAATGGGAGGAAAAGATGGCCGGTCGGACGACCAGCATCGACGGCCTGCCGACCCGCGCGACCGATCGTTACATTGCGGGCGTTTGA
- a CDS encoding GMC family oxidoreductase: MESFDYVVIGGGSGGSAVAGRLAVDGTRRVCLIEAGGRNDNVLIKTPGFMPFIRNSSNYKYDTVPQKGLYGRIGYQPRGKGLGGSSAINAMVYIRGNKWDYDNWAAMGCTGWAYEDVLPYFRKSEANERGADDYHGDGGPLFVSDQRSPNPTSHAFVDSAAALQLRTTNDFNGEEQAGFGMYQVTQKDGERWSAARAYVEPIREQGNFAVRTKTLVEKLVIEGARVTGVKVRRGRRSEMIYAKKGVILSAGAFNSPQILMLSGIGPAEHLKEHGIEVVLDKPAVGANLQDHIDYVSGWQTESDVPIGGTIKGTLKMAGAILEHRRKRTGAMTTCYAEAGGFWTVMEDAPAPDVQWHFVPAVLEDHGRENVKGYGFSLHACVLRPESRGSVRLGSNEASDAPVIDPNFLDDDRDIEVLRRGVRLSHRIADAPPLQAYGPTDRHPIDLNDDAALDALIRNRADTVYHPVGTCRMGGDEDSVVDPTLKARGVDGLWIADASIMPKIVSGNTNAPSIMIGERCADFIKAAE, translated from the coding sequence AGGCGGACGCAACGATAACGTCCTCATCAAAACGCCGGGCTTTATGCCTTTCATCCGAAACTCCTCGAATTACAAATACGACACCGTCCCACAAAAGGGATTGTACGGTCGGATCGGATACCAGCCGCGTGGCAAGGGGCTTGGCGGCTCCTCTGCGATCAACGCGATGGTCTATATCCGCGGCAACAAATGGGACTACGACAACTGGGCGGCGATGGGCTGCACCGGCTGGGCCTATGAAGACGTGCTTCCCTATTTCCGCAAATCAGAAGCGAACGAGCGCGGGGCGGATGATTATCATGGGGATGGCGGGCCACTGTTCGTCTCGGACCAGCGATCGCCCAACCCCACCAGCCATGCGTTCGTGGATAGCGCGGCGGCACTGCAACTTCGCACCACAAATGATTTCAATGGCGAAGAACAGGCCGGTTTCGGCATGTACCAGGTGACACAGAAAGATGGCGAGCGCTGGTCCGCCGCACGTGCCTATGTGGAGCCGATCCGCGAACAGGGCAATTTCGCGGTTCGCACCAAGACGCTGGTCGAAAAGCTTGTGATCGAAGGCGCGCGCGTAACCGGGGTTAAGGTCCGGCGTGGCCGCCGCTCGGAAATGATCTACGCCAAGAAGGGCGTGATCCTCTCCGCAGGCGCGTTCAACTCGCCGCAAATCCTGATGCTGTCGGGTATCGGTCCGGCTGAGCACCTGAAGGAGCACGGTATAGAAGTCGTCCTCGACAAGCCTGCGGTTGGCGCAAACCTCCAGGACCACATCGACTACGTCTCCGGCTGGCAGACCGAGTCCGACGTCCCCATCGGGGGCACGATCAAAGGTACGCTGAAGATGGCTGGCGCGATCCTGGAACACCGCCGCAAGCGCACCGGCGCGATGACCACCTGTTACGCCGAGGCGGGCGGGTTCTGGACCGTGATGGAAGATGCTCCCGCGCCAGATGTGCAATGGCATTTCGTCCCCGCCGTGCTCGAGGATCATGGCCGCGAGAATGTGAAAGGCTACGGGTTCTCGCTCCACGCTTGCGTGCTCCGACCCGAAAGCAGGGGGAGCGTGCGGCTGGGATCGAACGAGGCATCCGATGCACCGGTCATCGACCCCAACTTCCTCGACGACGATCGCGATATCGAAGTGCTGCGCCGGGGCGTGCGCCTGTCGCACCGGATCGCCGACGCGCCGCCGCTGCAAGCCTATGGCCCGACCGACCGCCATCCAATCGACCTGAATGACGATGCGGCTCTGGACGCACTCATCCGCAACCGCGCCGACACGGTGTATCACCCGGTCGGAACCTGCAGGATGGGCGGGGACGAGGACAGCGTGGTCGATCCAACACTGAAGGCGCGCGGTGTCGATGGCCTCTGGATTGCCGATGCGAGCATCATGCCCAAAATCGTCAGCGGCAACACCAATGCTCCGAGCATTATGATCGGCGAGCGCTGCGCAGATTTCATCAAGGCAGCAGAATAG